From the Halococcus agarilyticus genome, the window TACGCTCAATCTCCTTTTCAGAGCCTTCAACCCCACAAGGGTTCGTCTGAAATCATGCCCGATATAGCGGACATACACCCGCTATATGCCGCTCACCACATACGGTTTTCGTTGACCGCCAATACGCGATGAACCCCCGAGGGTCGATGGAGCAGCTCAGAGAAACTGGCTGTCCTCGGTCGGGTCGTCACCGAAGACGGTTCGATCGACGTAACTCTCCGCCGAAACCGTGTAGATGATGGTGGACTCGCCCGGCTCCAGCAGGTCCTCGACGTGATTTCGCATTCGTTCGAGTTCGCCCTCCGTGACTTCACCCTCGAACACCGAGTTCTGGACATGGACCAGGTGCCGTCGGAGGTAGTTGAGAAAGAGCCGTGTTCGATCCGCCTGTACGTCGTAGACCGCGATCACGTACACCACGTTACCACCACCGCTCGAAGGGTTCGTAGGGCTCGCCAGTGAGCAAGTGCTTTTTGAGCTTATACGCCTCGATTCGCAGGAGGTACTGGTAGCTCACCTTCCGGTCGAGTCGCGGATGTTCGACGGTACGGTCGAGGGTCTCCTCGAACGCCTTCGAGAACGTCTTGCGGCCCGTCTCGGTCAGGAGGCAGGCGTTGAGGTCCTCCTCGAAGCTATCCGTGGTGAGTTGCCCGCGATTGAGCAGCCGGAATATCACGCGGTCGGCGAGCACCGGCTTGAACGGCTCGGCGATGTCGAGCGCGAGCGAGTAGCGTCGCTCGCCCGGTTCGTGGAGGAAGCTCACCGCCGGGTCGAGCGCGGTCGCTCGAATCGCCGAGACGCAGTTGGCGTACACCAGCGAGTTGCCGAAGGAGATCAGACTGTTCACCTCGTTCGAGGGCGGGTTGTACTGGCGGCCGCCGAAGACGAATCCTTCGGGGAGGATCGCGTCGAACGTCGAGTAGTACGCCCGTCGA encodes:
- the cas1b gene encoding type I-B CRISPR-associated endonuclease Cas1b, with the translated sequence MNDNYHVFSDGRLERHNDTVRLVTDEGEKKYLPIENAEALFLHGQIDYNTRLMSFLNDEGVAAHVFGWNDYYAGSIVPERGQTSGRTLVEQVRSYDDPDSRLSIARAFVAGSIHNMRANVSYYHNRDHDFESVIDELERIGDGLDEAGDVSELMGMEAGARRAYYSTFDAILPEGFVFGGRQYNPPSNEVNSLISFGNSLVYANCVSAIRATALDPAVSFLHEPGERRYSLALDIAEPFKPVLADRVIFRLLNRGQLTTDSFEEDLNACLLTETGRKTFSKAFEETLDRTVEHPRLDRKVSYQYLLRIEAYKLKKHLLTGEPYEPFERWW
- the cas2 gene encoding CRISPR-associated endonuclease Cas2, giving the protein MVYVIAVYDVQADRTRLFLNYLRRHLVHVQNSVFEGEVTEGELERMRNHVEDLLEPGESTIIYTVSAESYVDRTVFGDDPTEDSQFL